The following is a genomic window from Papilio machaon chromosome 7, ilPapMach1.1, whole genome shotgun sequence.
TTGAAACAACCAAATGATACACGAATTACGCAGCTAGGTATGTTAATAGGCTTCCAAAATCCGATGccttataattttgtttcatatcATTACGCGGCCGGCTCACGGGATCCGGATGGATAATGACCCGACGAAAAAACCTTACAGTAATGACGAATCGCATAGATTAGATACACACagagtgttttattatttttttatatttttatacgtgtgttataaaagttaaactaCTCTGGTCCTAGTAAAGAACAAATGCGTTTACACAATAAATAAGGAAACTTTTCATTCGTACGTGAGTTAATACTTGACAACTGTTGAGTGGTCGAGTCTACTGCcgtgacatttttattatattcgtagcatattgttgtctttgttttattcGAATAGAGTAAAAGGGATGGCAATATATTTCATACGACAGCAAACCCACTGTAAGATTGACtctaaacattaataaacttatttgatACTTAGTCGGAAGTTATGAAACGTTTTCTTGTGGAATATTAATTTGCACCTATTTTagtgtatttatgtattttagtgTATAAATTTCTGTTGACATTcatgtaatattaaagttaatcaaaattaacacaaaaaaaccTTGTTATGAAAAGCTTAAGTGAAAGTTAACATGTTAAGAAttcttaatttgtaaaatcgATCTTTACTTCTCGATAGcatcaaataaaactataacatACATTAAACTAAGATATTCAATATAAGATAATTTCGTATCAAAATACAAGTCCACGCCCATAATATCGACGTCCGATCACTTTATTGCGATAAAAAAACCAAAATGGTTACTGGAAAACGCAACtcgaatataattattttgcaatttaagtgcctaatgttaataattaaggTTGTAGGTCACCTTGACAAGTGCTTTTTTGTGAAttggaatttaaattttcataatttttttattaatataatctttTGTGTCGAAATTAATGTGTATTAAATTGCaacaatgtaaattatttacagatttagttttgaaattgtcacaatgattataaaattgaaaaaaaataactaggtACCTCAATTAAGGTTGTGAAAACACGTCCATGAGGCTCAAGTGttgtgtattttatgtttaattcgAGTATTGCGTGACagaaaatgcttttttttattaaataataacatgatTAGGACAGTTTACTGTCACGGAGTGGGATTAAGATGCAACGTTTTGAACTTGTCTtacaatatactttttttccGTACAGACAAAGTTGCGTACAACTGCTAGATTCAATAACAGTTTGTTGTCAATATAGAGGTAATAAttgactttaattatttaattttgaaaatagaatatattctttttttatataagagaaagtCAAATGAGCAGTGGGAACACCAAAGTGTTCATCGACATCCATGTACATCTGCAACTTCAGAGGAACCGCATACTTGTAAAAAACCTTTTCGTGTGTCTGCTTACCCGTTAATATCTCAGTTCTTGTTGAATTTTATGGAAGTGAACGCGGATGCCATCGACATACAAGtgactttatttttacttacattttaatttaaattaaaaagctataaaatatgcaaatgAAGTAGGAAGTTGTAATTGCGTATGTCACATTAAATGGCGGTCAACATTAATGTATGCAccataaatagtaataaagaaAGGGCATTGTTTGATGACAGACAACAGAAATAGCATAATATTCAAGGTGAAAGATTTGCatctttttaatgttattaccAGCCCCATCGGTGTTAATGTCGTTGTTAAGTAAAAACTTGACTTTTATAGTCTTGAACATAACCATTTAAGTCTTGATATTGCAACGTATAAGTCATGTTAAACTGATTTTTCAATTAAGAaaacgaaaatatattttaaaccgCCGTTAAGATGCGTCGTTTATTgcaagataaattttaatcatattttgttttttataatgccCGTTATTCAagcatgttttatttatcaacttcatattatgtatttttcttgAAACGAAACGAAAGACAATAAGCCTTTGACGATAAGAAAATTAtggaaaaatctatttatgaataatttttttaaacaaataaaacgtttAGTTAGAACAGATgtttgatatatatttaaaaaaaaatatggataaGAGAGATCGGACAGATGGATAATGTTTTTCAAAGTTGTGTTGTATCAATCAATCTATTCTGTAGTGACCTTATGTAACCTAAAAGCCTACAACGATTCTagtttgtcatttttttttattatattataaggtggcaaacgagcaagcggtcacatgaattcgccgaaatggcgaagtgaccgctgccaatagacattcgcaaatgcagatgcgttgcctactctcaatcgacgaaggaggagacgcacaaaaagagaatatttaaccttcctatgcatctcatcctccatcaaatccacctccccttcccatcctttccttattagaaaaggggTTGGAAgtgaaagaggactaaaattaggcctccggcaccacactcatcagacgaaacgcggagtTACTTCCgaaaattgtacatatttttcaatggAGTGTCATATTGTAACAAAGCCTTGTATTATTTAGAGGTAATTTTATGTGTTGTACAAAAAAGGTTTTCGttcatttaattgttattattatatcatttGTAATTACATAGAAAAGTggatacaaacaaacaaaatattaaagttttcgtTCCGGTGTTTacgtgaatattttaaataatacgaaGTACGTCCATGGGAATAGGAACACAACCAAATTGTTGGCAATCAGACTAACGGTAAGTGGGATCGGTTCATTTCGTTTACAACCAAAattgattttgatttaaattacatttaaggcGAAGGCGGGAGTTAAATCtattttcagttttataatttgttacaatctctttgtaaatattaattccaTGTGATTTgagtttatttcaaatacttctagatgttataaattatcataCTGACTGGTTCTTAGATTCGTAATTTGAACATACtatattttgcttttatatgtaactagcttttactccgaaaatagcatatttatatatacaatttttatttaaccctagataaaaaattatcctatgtccgtttcctggttctaagctacctgcccaccaattttcagtcaaatcgattcagccgttcttgagttataaatagtgtaactaacacgactttcttttatatatatagatagatgtattTGATTGGAGTATTTTTGCCTGTAGAATTACGATGagcacaaaattaaaattgtaaaaaaaaaatactttatcttTTACTGAAACGTGAttccatattaattttaaaaatctaatttgtaTTCCTAAAcactttttcctttttaattcaCACGTTAATCCAAGttaagaaattcaattaaccATCTCCGTCTTAACCGAGTCGGCCACATCAAACCCGGTTTAACTCTTCGTTATTAGCAATTCGTTATCCCCGTACAGTATTACGACGTATCAATAGATCCGTGTGCTCAATCCAGCATTTACAATAGTTTAATTGCCACAAATTACTCTTAATGGCGATCCGCTGTGTTGATGAGCTTAGAGCAGGTGAAAACTTCGACGAGCTTGTAAGTGTAAGATTACGAAGGCTTACAATTATACCCTTTTCAACTTGtttgtacataattatatatatttcattttagaaTATATTGTAGTTTAGTATGTCGGAGGAAGTCATTGAAGGAGTTGCTTGTTGATTGTACCTTTTGTAAaccttaattgaatttaatacgaatttttacattgttataattcctaaaacatatttctgaaaacaaatttgtaattataagaGAAACTAAAGAAAGTAGGAAGTTATCAAGTCGCCGTAGTCAAATGAATTACTTTGTACGCATAATGtgcaatgtttaatgtttattgaaatttaaaagcttttctaATCATTATCagattctaattttaattcgattttactttattagttaCGTTTTTCttagattaaataacaatatgattgtaatttaagtaatgaCCAAAAAGAGCAGAGCACTTGGCTAGAGTGTGGTCGAGGCGCCATCTTTATATAAGGTACAGTTGTGAGGGAGCTCGGTGTTGTTGTGTGGATGCGATCGAGTTGGATCCTTGAAGTTTGTTCGCTAGTGGTGTTAAAGATTGGTGCTTTGAACTCACTGCTCGgtcttaaaagttataatttctcttttcattattaattatcgaTGTACATTGAACTATTAAGTACGtgtaacctaaaaataacGCGTAACTGTGATTTTTAAAGTGATTTAACGTGctcacattaaattaaacattttgaaagacTGTATAAACGTGTTTTGTGCCCGCACTTCACCCTCATGACGCCCACCAAGTCCGGAACTCCTGCAAATGATGTCGCCGAGAAAAGTATTTCTCcgacatcagaagtgggatcgGTGCCGGCACAAAATGAGGATCTACGGACACCAGCAGACGACGGATGGAGTGCACTATTCGAGGCGCAGCAAACCAGCATGCGGCTGCTAGTGGAGGCGCTATCCAACCCACCGAGAATGGAAGACAAGACCATTACGCTGCCTAAATTTGAACCGGAAGATGCAGACAGCGACGCACGTGCCTGGTTAGCAACGGCGGATATCTGCTTATCGGACCGCGATATACAGGGAAGTCAATTAGTTCTTATACTTAGTAAAGCCATGAGAGGTTCAGCTGCAACATGGTTTTCTCAAATAGCTTTTCCTAATATGAAATGGATTGAATTTAAGGAAATTTTTCTTTCCCGCTTTGATACGCTTGAAACATGTGCAGCGACGATACTAAACACGCTTAATAGTAAACCACAAGAAGGTGAAAGCCTCGCTGCATATGCGAGTCGTCTGTTTACTTTGCTTATGTCACGTTGGGGTAGCTTAGGAAAGGAAGAGATAGTGGTGTCGCTAATACTTGCACATATGGGGCAAATTGAGCCGCGACTACAACGTCACATATTTTCGGAGGATATAACTACCCGTATTAAAATGCAGCGACAGCTGATGGCCTTTTCTTACCGCAAAAGAAGTTACCAAGAGGCAGCGAAAACTGTTACAAGCGCCGCACATGATAATAAACGTCCTagtttaagttcgatatcaaCCAAATGTTACTCTTGCGGAAAGTTTGGTCATAAATCTTTTGAATGTTCCAGCCGACCGCAAGACAAGCAGCAAACAACTCCGTTCTTCGAGCGCCCCAACACGGCCGTTGCTTCACGGACCTCTGTCACTTGTTTCAAGTGTGGTGTTGAGGGCCACGTGGCAACACGTTGCTCAAAGACATTTCCGGTAGCAGGCAGCAGCTCCCAACCCAGCGTTGTGAAGCGAGTGGACATGTGCGATGTGAGACCTGTCACCGGAATAATCACTCAATTTGGTGAGCAGCTCTCATTCTGTTTCGATTCCGGTGCTGATTGTTccttaatgaaaaaaaaagcgtCTCTCGCAGGCTTGTTGGCGTATTACAGCATGCAATTGTTACATTGACCGGTGTAGAAAAATCTAGTGTATAATGCGACTCGCAGATCTTATGTAGAGTCACTCTTAGTGGTCATGAcgtagaaattttatttcacattgtACCTGACGATTATCTAAACAACGACGCTTTGATAGAACGCGACCTGTTGGCCTTAGGGTTATCAGTACACATAACGAGCGATAAACTCACTATTGTTGAGAAACCATTTCAAGTCAACATTTGTAACGTAGGTAGTGCGGTAGTTGATTTTCGTGACGTAGATACCGATATGCCTGATGATCTCAAACCACAGTTTCTAGAAATTCTTAACATCTTTAAAGGCTCGTTCGTCGAAGGTACGCCTACTAGTAGAGTAAAAACTGGTGaactagaaattaatttagtagaCCCTTCGAGGTAATTGAAATACTAGACGGTGACAGGTTTCATCTCAAAAGTTTGAATTGTAATCGCACTTACAAATACGCTAGAGATCGCTTACGTCCACTTCCCCAATCTCATTTCCCAACTGAGCTAGATCCATGTCTCTCAGATGACTGTGATGGTAAGACTTCCGTATAATACTTTCTGTTTGAATGACTGATTATGAGTGTAGTGTCTTGTGATCAAACCTAGTAAATTTGTCTAAGGTACTTTAGCACCGAGTACATTGTTGAAGTTTGGTGTAGTTTTGTTACAGGCGTGGTGGCCATTGAAAGTCAAACCAGTTAAGGGCGAGGTGGCCATTAAATTAACAGTTAAGGGCGAGGTGGCCATTAAATTAACAGTTAAGGGCGAGGTGGCCATTAAAAATCAAACCAGTTAAGGGCGAGGTGGccattgaaaataaactattagaGATAAAGGCGAGGTGGCcgttgaaagaaataagtttacaAAAGGCGAGGTGGCCTATGGATgttactgttattattattattgtacttcTGAGGTTTTTATGGTTGTGATATGTTTGTTTAGTCAACAGTAGCCGAACTCTaccgaaatattttcttatttcagaCAACGATGATGCGCGGCCTTCAACATCACACGAGGCCGTGTGATATGTCAGGACGGCCGTGTCGGAGGAAGTCATTGAAGGAGTTGCTTGTTGATTGTACCTTTTGTAAaccttaattgaatttaatacgaatttttacattgttataattcctaaaacatatttctgaaaacaaatttgtaattataagaGAAACTAAAGAAAGTAGGAAGTTATCAAGTCGCCGTAGTCAAATGAATTACTTTGTACGCATAATGtgcaatgtttaatgtttattgaaatttaaaagcttttctaATCATTATCagattctaattttaattcgattttactttattagttaCGTTTTTCttagattaaataacaatatgattgtaatttaagtaatgaCCAAAAAGAGCAGAGCACTTGGCTAGAGTGTGGTCGAGGCGCCATCTTTATATAAGGTACAGTTGTGAGGGAGCTCGGTGTTGTTGTGTGGATGCGATCGAGTTGGATCCTTGAAGTTTGTTCGCTAGTGGTGTTAAAGATTGGTGCTTTGAACTCACTGCTCGgtcttaaaagttataatttctcttttcattattaattatcgaTGTACATTGAACTATTAAGTACGtgtaacctaaaaataacGCGTAACTGTGATTTTTAAAGTGATTTAACGTGctcacattaaattaaacattttgaaagacTGTATAAACGTGTTTTGTGCCCGCACTTCACCCTCATGACGCCCACCAAGTCCGGAACTCCTGCAAATGATGTCGCCGAGAAAAGTATTTCTCCGACAAGTATATCTGCATGTCTGTTAGAGTAAActgtattgaattttttttaactagaaaTGAAGAGTTTTAGACATAGCCTCAATGGATATCTCAAGTAGTTGAAATATGATCCAAGCCACTTAAGATAGTTGTATATTAAGCAAAGCTAAATTCATTAATCCAGCCGACCGGCCCGTCAATGCTGACTGACAGGGCAATTGACGTCACGCGTCGAGATCGACCCTAAGTGGGCGATTGTGGCAAGATTAATTGTGTAAAACAGTACCGTTAGTCGGTGTTGGACCAAAGTTCTagtggaaattattttaagacttAAATAAGTTGTAGTTATCGTGGCACTATGGAAACAAGGATAATCTTTTTGTATGTACTTTGTTatgaagaaatgttttttttgtggcGTCTTGTGTcataataatcattaaaaagaaatctagacagtagtgttttattttgaattatttgaatgGAAACATCTGATGTCTAATCAGGATTATTTATTCACGAACCATAACCCCTTTCGCAAGACCCAGTATGGATAGGTACATAgtcgtataaaaaataatgttacaaagTGTTTATTGGTGAAGGAATTTTCTGAATGGCCATAGTTGTTTTTGATTCAAGACACAATAAAtgaacaaacaaattttcactcacttcttactaatcgtactaatatcataaaggcgaaagtttagatggatggatgggtggatggatggatggatgtttgtttaaaggtatctctaaaacggttcaacggatcttgatgaaattttgcacagatgtagaacatagtctggaagaacacataagctacttattacgttttttaactAAGCGCGGACGAAATCgagggcaaaagctagttttaaatattttcagatttGCCGACTTGTTTACAAGCCATTACACTATCATGGCTTATatctaaattacatatttgtcTTGTTTACAAGGCATTAGGGTATCGTgccttataaataaacaaattcctatatttatctataaacGATCCTTCAAACACGTGGCGTCTTTATTATCCAAGGCTCTTGTTATTCCATAAAAGGCTTTAGGAGCGCTAATAGGAATCCCGAGCAAGTAGCATGCTCAGAAGGTGGCTGTGCTTTAATTTGCCATTAATTACACTATAGCTGTAACGTAAAAACAAGTAACTAGCCTATTATGTCGACTATAGTTCCCTTATCTAGCGCTTGATGcatatcattatatttaatttaaactagcttttaatgCGGTTGCGTCCGTTTCGTATgattatatttcatataagTAACAAGCATTTGTTTTACCATACGTGCGtgacaaataaattcaaaaactactgtGGCCCTACTACGCATGTTTATGACAATCTCCAATTTTGTCAAACTAGtagagatttttggtgtatacGCCCgacacaaattttgtcgatgaccaTACAATGACAATTGTCACAAATGCTCATGCAAGGCCCACTGGTCTGGTTTCGAAAATTTTCACTTACTAAATGCTACTTTATCTTTGAGTAATAAGGGCCATATTTATTAGTAGCTGTGCGTGCGACTTCGTCCTCGCGAAATAGTGTCTTTGGGTagcatatttgtattttacacccttgagggtaaaattattacaaacttcaatgtcatattaaattatatccacctaaaataagtttcaaactTGTAGCTCTACAAATGACAATAATCCGTACATTTCTTCATCCCCTTTTTACCCCTTAGAACCcttttttcgcattaaaaGTAGCCTTTGTACTTTCTCGGGCTTTAcaatatctgtgtaccaaatttaatttaaatcggttccGCAGTTTTGCCATATAAACGCGACCGACAGACAAGTAttggattaaattattaataattaaatgggCACACAAAGCCGGGTCATATGCTTGTCATTAATATGTATTCAAGTCGCATTTGATGTCGCATGTTTAAAGCAATGAACGACTGTATGTCTGTAAGTCGCATAATAAGACAAGTCTAAGTTTGTATTAGAAAAGATCTGATTCCATGACCAACTTATAAGggtattaaagttaattacagACGTGGatggaattttaattttgtgttagtttttatttggttCATTATGTTTTGTGCGATCTCACGTCAAGTGTGAATTTAGCAATTGTATTTACTAATGACTGTTCTTCAAGcgagttaattttgttttctttagttatttttatttaactagaaACCATACAGAGAATTGGTACTCACCGTgtgtttttgagaccaaaatctctgtataaaacatatcgtcatccttgttATCTTTCACCAAATAGTgatgacaatatatttacaCGGAGATTTCGGGCTCAGAAACCCACGTTTAATgactttttttgtattgtttatttttattttgccatTGAAATGGTCATGGCAATTAAGTTAAtgatttttggaacgaagttccttattgcgcgttgtgaaagggggctagacggaaaaaattcttacgaaaagttgtcacgacactttttgttatagtatgttaacgacgaatgagcgttacttcaccatggcaacgacgtgacaatatataacgaaaattcatataaataaaatgtactttttgtgaagacttaagttttttattcatagaattattccttggttccttcactaattaatagaaaagaacttcgttccatccgggtgtcccaataCACCTctccagttttttttttttagaataatagCCACTAATAAAGATTGTTGCACTCTATCTTAGTttcatttaacttaaaattttagatataaattttatgtttagaaataaataaattgtaagcgCTTGAAAGGaaagataacaaataaaattaatataaagatttCCCAGTAAGCTTGAAAAGTTATTGTAGTATTTTATACTTTCTGCCTATCGTTTATGGTTCAATTtagtataacaataaataagtgACTTCTTTACCTACAGTTCTAATAAGACAATTTGGATGAACTCCGGTATTTGCGGGCAATTGTTAAATCGAACACGTTTGACTGTGACAGATGAATATATGATGTAAACATTGGTTTTATTCATTGAATCGtatgcaaattaattttaaatcctgGAATGAgttggagaaaaaaaaaaaatcgggagtgaaaaactattttgtttcttaatttgACATTATCTTCAGCCcattcatttcttttaaaaaagctGAGTTACCAATACACCACGTTTATCCACTTTAAATCTTTACTTAAAGTCATCTGTCAGTAATAACACATTTTGTCGTAAAACTGTATAATTTCGTTCATCGAATATGTAGTAATTAGTACAGTTGCGGACGCTAGCGGTGTCCCGCTGCCGGCATGGCGGCCATGTTGCCGCCGGCACGGGCAGTGACACAGCGACGCGTGCTCGCCGACCGCGCCGCGCATAATTGTACAGCGCTTATTGTTCGTGCCAAATGACCGCTCGCAGCGTCTCTGATTTGTTGTTGAAtgttgtgacatttttttactttccaGTCTATTTACTCGTACATTGTAATCAAGataacagtttttaatttaattaagacagtaaaaaaaccttttaatataaatgtccTGATTACAAActattaacaacaaaataacatgAACAACTACAACACAACTTACGCCCCTTAATAGAGCTACCTATTTCACCAATCAAGTCGGTTTAATTGTAGGTTTctagaccaaaatccctgtataaaacgtattgttatctctgttttgtcaaagataatgtgaGGGATAacgataatatgtttttacagggattttaatctcagaaaTCAAGGATACTTCCGCCTAATTCTAACTACTATATATAGCAAATGTAATCTAGTCTGAAAttctcataaaataaaatatttacatacatttctAGTTgcctataaattaaaacacttaACCGAAGCAGTGGACGTGTCTAAACCCAGATTACATATGATAAGTCAgaccttatttaaatatttaaatttagacatTTAGATCCTGTTTACATCAGAGtcgtaataaaaaactaatttaattgatatattttatcgGAAAACGCCCGAAGTCTGATTAATTCGTACTTTAATACTCCcctttcattaattatttgaaacataaatcaatgcttgcatttttatatttgcaaattctttcttaaatatattatctattgCAGAACTATCTCGTAATTTACAAAAAGTGACTACTGATTTTTGAAGCAGTGCTAATGAATTTTGACTTCGGTTATTTCAGCAATCATTCTTATGTAATATAGatgtaaaaagtaaatgttaactaaataaattaatttcagacAAATAAAGGCAATCGAAAGTCTAGTCTAAACTAGTTGCTAACAAGTTTTTTATAGTGCACTTATAGATTctgttaaaaagtattttttcgAGTGCTGTAAAAGTTTAATCCAGTTAAATTCATTCAtcaattattatgtattactagcttttacccgcgactccgtccgcgcggaataaaaaatagaaaatggggtaaaaattatcctatgtccgtttcctggttctaagctacctgttcttgagttataaaaagtgtaactaacacgactttcttttatatatagatatagatatgaAAAGTAGAAATATATTCAAATCAAACGAAAGCTGATtaggttattatttatttggtcaATATCATTACAAcgttattaatgaaaaataaaagctcATCCTCGCAGACCCCCCGTGGCTGCTTAAGTTCACAATTTAAAGTTCCtgccaaaaataatttatcaggCCACCGCATCGGTCGATTATTCACGCTTATGACAAATGGTGGCGACCAGGGATATTTCACGGATTTGTGATTTGCAACTTTGTGCGTAGTCATGGATACCGTCGACGCATTGTATGAATTCTTTTACGTTTTTTAGAAGCTCGAGTGTAATTGATGATTCGATTAATGTATTCCTTAGGATATACGACGGTCACTCGtgtagaattttatttattgtgtgATTATCTCAAAGGTCATTGCGGAGTTCGTTCAGACCTGAGATGTGATTAAATGCGATTGTTCGATGTTTTATTGTCGGGTTGCAGTGCAAATTTGACATATGATAAAGGAATTCCGCTGTATCATTGCAAAGGGATCGgagtttatatatttcattgatgtacaattgaaacaatttcatatttacctTAGCTTGTTAAATTACGACCAAAATATACCagattactaaataaaagtataaaaatattctgatAATTTTAAGCCTCTGGCTATTTTACTTGATTGCAAAAATCACTTCACGGATTTTAAACAAGGTTTCAAAATACTTCTTAAGTTTCTCTTCCTATTAAaacgtttataaataatgatcgtctaatttaatattagcgaatttgaatataattatgtatattatggTTATTAACATTCAAGATTTTTATCTGTGCATCTTTCAACAAGTaagtattctttattt
Proteins encoded in this region:
- the LOC123720905 gene encoding DNA-binding protein HEXBP-like, translating into MAFSYRKRSYQEAAKTVTSAAHDNKRPSLSSISTKCYSCGKFGHKSFECSSRPQDKQQTTPFFERPNTAVASRTSVTCFKCGVEGHVATRCSKTFPVAGSSSQPSVVKRVDMCDVRPVTGIITQFDNDDARPSTSHEAV